The following proteins are co-located in the Gossypium hirsutum isolate 1008001.06 chromosome A02, Gossypium_hirsutum_v2.1, whole genome shotgun sequence genome:
- the LOC121211172 gene encoding uncharacterized protein — protein MCKRFEDGLNEDIRLIVGILELREFMVLLERACKAEGLAKKNKKADIESKNSRKRQMAKSQQILSKRSREFPTRSNTPECSQCSRRHFSECRGNERGCFKCGSLDHFIRNCPKLDDKEKKQDMRVNSAPSRGKPQKNPGSGASSRGAPRDSTMRSEGRAPTRTYAIRARKEVYSLDVITGSTRSYVFMKLVPSMNMPIESIEFVVKVSNPLGKHVLVDKIYRNCHLMVRGYCFLAKLMLLPFDEIDLILGMDWLTSHGVIVDCERKAIELKCEDGNVLRVEPDESDNSFVVISSMTAERYLRKGMAPAELKELKVQLKELTDKEFARPSFPP, from the exons atgtgcaagaggtttgaagatggtctgaaCGAAGATATTCGTCTAatagttggcatcttagaattAAGGGAATTTATGGTGCTCttggagagagcatgtaaggccgagGGATTggccaaaaagaacaaaaaagctGACATTGAGTCCAAaaactcaaggaaaagacagatGGCTAAATCACAGCAGATCTTAtctaagagatcgagagagtttcctaccCGATCAAACAC GCCAGAGTGCTCACAATGTAGTAGGCGTCATTTCAGCGAATGCCGAGGGAATGAGAGgggttgcttcaaatgtggatcactagACCACTTCATCCGGAACTGTCCGAAATTAGATgacaaagagaaaaagcaagatatGAGGGTGAATAGTGCTCCTTCGAGGGGTAAACCACAGAAGAACCCGGGTAGTGGGGCTAGTAGTAGAGGTGCTCCTAGAGATTCAACTATGAGATCCGAGGGTCGAGCGCCTACAAGAACTTACGCCATTCGCGCTCGCAAAGAGGTATATTCactagatgtgattacgg GGTCTACCCGTTCTTATGTTTTCATGAAATTAGTACCCAGTATGAATATGCCAATCGAGTCTATAGAATTTGTagtaaaagtgtcaaacccattaggcaagcatgtgttagttgacaaaaTATATAGAAACTGTCATTTGATGGTTAGAGGTTATTGTTTTTTGGCTAAACTCATGCTGCTACCGTTTGATGAAATTGACTtaatcctcggtatggattggttgacttctcatggtgTCATAGTGGATTGTGAAAGAAAAGCTatcgagttgaaatgtgaagacgggaatgttcttcgggttgaaccagATGAATCAGATAACTCATTTGTAGTGATATCGTCTATGACTGcggagagatatttgagaaaagg gatggctcctgcggagttaaaggagttgaaggtTCAACTAAAAGAGTTAACTGACAAGGAATTTGCAAGACCAAGCTTTCCTCCGTAG